In a genomic window of Colias croceus chromosome 20, ilColCroc2.1:
- the LOC123700904 gene encoding solute carrier organic anion transporter family member 4C1-like — MVLYGKAKAKVQSWHKVEIVPKDIRGITMGNIMNITVAECCLFKIIMQDVKAGTLPGYSMYLLIPVVSIMEALLAPLVAWLGYKTRRTTILRWSLGIMIISSLWVFLPSPPRIQETEFCNSTIINQDIEFTHLSLRTTFRLVITVGMAICFALARVASWSHVVAYMDDIAPDRMSVHVGILICARIIVLLFNNLLVQGLDRTILITLGMLTIFTLLNTLRLFFGLPKVTQDTGDLKLIPMNDRGYFRSLKRVLFNFVAMSQMISMGLVAAALWGFGYYEHEIIKTNFNIMPIIGNNINDSTKFLINVVFIFAVVYMGVKQSAPIRPKFDMTKALSISFKMTFFVIILYILIVAAPPCSKGHVAGLENGQDYASPQCSLPCGCVPRFKEFSPVCVVDTMTTYVSPCEAGCTEQQSINNLRVYTNCSCASTGHAIPGACSDYNCQIGFNYHGALFSMILTVSLVAFQAHSMSILKSVDPRDKSIAIGLMWSVIAVMTFVVGNNIFYAIDLNTCSWYTGQRCQLHSDWFPYAVGITCVNFTLTALIINGAACRYLRTKRKDDVTDEPNACTSTRI; from the exons atgGTTCTATATGgaaaag CAAAAGCAAAAGTCCAATCATGGCACAAAGTGGAGATAGTACCGAAGGATATCCGTGGTATCACCATGGGAAACATTATGAATATAACAGTAGCAGAATGTTGCTTGTTCAAGATTATCATGCAGGATGTTAAAGCTGGCACTTTACCTGGGTATTCAATGT ATTTGCTTATACCAGTGGTTTCAATAATGGAAGCCCTTTTAGCCCCCTTGGTAGCGTGGCTGGGCTATAAAACACGGAGGACCACGATTCTCAGGTGGTCTCTGGGAATAATGATTATTTCTTCCCTCTGGGTGTTTTTGCCTTCGCCGCCACGGATCCAGGAAACAG AATTCTGCAACAGCACAATAATAAATCAGGATATAGAGTTTACACATCTATCATTGAGGACGACTTTCAGACTGGTGATAACTGTAGGAATGGCCATCTGCTTCGCCTTGGCAAGGGTGGCTTCGTGGAGCCATGTTGTAGCTTATATGGACGATATTGCACCGGATAGAATGAGCGTGCATGTGG GTATTCTCATATGTGCCAGGATAATAGTTCTGTTATTCAATAACTTATTAGTGCAAGGTTTAGATAGGACGATCCTCATTACGTTAGGAATGCTAACTATTTTTACGCTTTTGAATACCTTGAGGCTGTTTTTTGGATTACCTAAGGTCACACAGGACACGGGTGATTTGAAGCTCATACCGATGAATGATAGAG gTTACTTTAGAAGCTTAAAGAGAGTACTGTTTAACTTCGTAGCTATGTCACAAATGATATCCATGGGGTTGGTAGCAGCTGCTCTCTGGGGCTTCGGTTATTATGAACACGAAATTATTAAG ACAAACTTCAATATTATGCCAATAATTGGAAACAATATCAATGACAGCACCAAATTCTTGATAAacgttgtatttatttttgcagtTGTG TACATGGGAGTAAAGCAATCAGCTCCGATAAGGCCAAAATTCGACATGACAAAGGCATTGTCTATCTCCTTCAAGATGACGTTCTTTGTGATAATACTATATATACTTATAGTCGCAGCCCCGCCTTGTTCTAAGGGACATGTCGCTGGGTTGGAAAATGGTCAGGATTATGCTAGTCCCCAGTGTAGCTTGCCTTGTGG ATGTGTTCCAAGATTTAAGGAATTTTCACCAGTGTGTGTGGTTGATACCATGACGACATATGTGTCGCCGTGTGAAGCTGGCTGTACAGAACAACAAAGTATCAATAACTTACG ggtgtataCAAACTGTAGTTGTGCCTCAACTGGACACGCAATTCCGGGCGCCTGCAGCGACTATAACTGTCAAATTGGATTTAATTACCATGGAGCCCTGTTTAGCATGATATTGACGGTGTCTC TCGTGGCGTTCCAAGCTCATAGCATGTCTATCTTGAAGTCAGTGGACCCTCGAGACAAGTCCATCGCCATAGGTCTGATGTGGTCTGTCATCGCTGTAATGACTTTCGTGGTCGGAAATAACATCTTTTATGCTATTGACC TAAACACCTGCAGCTGGTATACCGGCCAGAGATGTCAGCTCCACAGCGACTGGTTCCCGTATGCCGTTGGAATTACCTGTGTCAACTTCACCCTCACAGCCTTGATTATCAATGGCGCAGCGTGCAGATATTTGCGAACGAAACGAAAAGATGACGTCACAGATGAACCAAATGCTTGTacgtctaccagaatctga